The Novosphingobium pentaromativorans US6-1 genome window below encodes:
- a CDS encoding efflux RND transporter periplasmic adaptor subunit, which yields MITQDKRLLGGVAGAVLLAAVGGFSVARCTADPVSSQSTEKVGGKKSETPPDSLAMSAQAIREAEIAVEAVRAGGLGSEIVAQALVSPSPTGEALVTARAGGAVTRVFKRLGDPVRAGEALAVVESRDAAQIAADRTAAAARADLAQKSLARERYLFDQKVSARVDLERAQAEAAAAAAEARRAQVSAGAANVTSDGRGVIVASPIAGRVTSASVSLGAFVQPEAELFRVADPSQIQVEAAITPGDIARLAPGDRAVVELADGRTVEGKVRAVTPTLNNETRSATAVLDVPGGILQPGLGVRVRLMPSRGSPTDSIVVSEDAVQSFEGRDAVFVRTPQGFRARFVTLGQRSAGRIEIVSGLKSGETIATRNAFLLKAELGKGAGEEE from the coding sequence ATGATAACACAAGACAAGCGCCTCCTTGGGGGCGTGGCAGGGGCGGTTTTACTCGCTGCAGTCGGTGGCTTCAGCGTCGCGCGCTGCACCGCGGATCCGGTCAGCAGCCAATCAACCGAGAAGGTCGGCGGGAAAAAGAGCGAAACGCCACCAGACAGCCTTGCAATGAGTGCGCAGGCGATTCGCGAAGCCGAAATTGCGGTTGAGGCGGTGCGTGCTGGCGGCCTTGGCTCCGAGATCGTTGCGCAGGCGCTCGTATCGCCCTCCCCCACCGGCGAGGCGCTGGTAACGGCCCGCGCTGGCGGCGCTGTCACGCGCGTGTTCAAACGGCTCGGTGATCCTGTTCGAGCGGGTGAAGCGCTCGCCGTGGTCGAGAGCCGAGACGCGGCTCAGATCGCCGCTGATCGCACGGCGGCGGCGGCTCGCGCCGACCTGGCTCAGAAGTCACTCGCGCGCGAGCGCTACCTTTTCGATCAGAAGGTATCAGCGCGCGTCGATCTCGAACGGGCACAAGCCGAAGCAGCAGCGGCAGCGGCTGAAGCAAGGCGAGCCCAAGTCTCGGCCGGCGCCGCAAATGTCACCAGCGACGGTCGGGGCGTAATCGTCGCCAGTCCGATCGCAGGCCGCGTCACCTCGGCATCGGTAAGCCTAGGTGCCTTTGTCCAGCCTGAAGCCGAGCTGTTCCGCGTCGCCGATCCCAGCCAGATTCAGGTCGAGGCTGCGATCACTCCTGGCGATATTGCGCGCCTTGCTCCTGGCGACCGCGCCGTTGTCGAACTCGCCGATGGCCGCACGGTGGAAGGCAAGGTGCGCGCCGTCACGCCCACGCTCAACAACGAAACCCGATCGGCAACGGCGGTGCTCGATGTTCCGGGCGGGATACTCCAGCCCGGCCTCGGTGTGCGCGTGAGGCTGATGCCGAGTCGGGGTTCCCCGACGGATTCCATTGTCGTGTCCGAAGACGCAGTGCAAAGCTTTGAAGGTCGCGATGCAGTCTTCGTCCGGACCCCCCAAGGGTTCCGCGCTCGCTTCGTGACTCTGGGGCAACGCAGCGCTGGCCGCATCGAGATCGTCTCCGGCCTCAAGTCCGGCGAGACCATCGCTACCCGTAACGCTTTCCTGCTCAAAGCCGAACTCGGCAAGGGCGCGGGCGAGGAGGAATAG
- a CDS encoding TolC family protein, whose translation MHRVIAALLAVASCAAIAHAQTSPSPPSSSPPFTLERALIAAGASSPSLEVADAGVRAAGAARTVAGLRPNPQVQVQVENVGGSGLYRGTQSAETTTGLALPIELGGKRSARIAVADSRRDRARIEAAIVEADLRERVTMAYVAAVSAERRVAVARQLAEFANRGFSAASTRVTAGAASPIEQQRADVERVNANVAFDRAVREAVVAKENLARLIGEPIAGELDVAWFDRVGTYGPAVPVSAQGTLIIAAAEADVTTADALVRLARSQRVPDVTLNAGARRLSASGDTAAIFGLSIPFPLFNNGRAAVSQAESERLQVDARRRVTLLETEQTIASVQAELANAAASARAAGGPALSAATEAARIARIGYAQGRFSQLDLLVAERTLADTNGAFVDALVAYHDAEARLARLTVPAPVIAETPQ comes from the coding sequence ATGCATCGTGTCATTGCGGCCCTGCTGGCCGTGGCGTCTTGCGCGGCTATCGCGCACGCGCAGACGTCGCCATCGCCGCCAAGTTCCTCACCTCCCTTCACGTTGGAACGCGCCCTCATTGCGGCGGGCGCGTCGTCCCCAAGCCTTGAAGTCGCTGATGCGGGCGTACGGGCGGCAGGTGCCGCGCGCACCGTGGCCGGCTTGCGGCCTAACCCACAGGTCCAGGTCCAGGTTGAAAATGTCGGTGGATCAGGCCTCTACCGGGGCACGCAAAGCGCCGAAACGACGACCGGGCTCGCCCTGCCGATCGAGCTTGGAGGCAAGCGGTCGGCCCGCATCGCCGTTGCAGACTCGCGTCGCGATCGCGCGCGGATCGAAGCCGCCATTGTGGAGGCGGACCTGCGCGAGCGGGTCACGATGGCCTATGTCGCCGCCGTTTCTGCAGAACGCCGCGTTGCCGTAGCACGGCAATTGGCGGAGTTTGCCAATCGCGGCTTCAGCGCTGCCAGCACGAGAGTAACGGCGGGGGCGGCTTCGCCGATCGAGCAACAACGCGCCGATGTCGAGCGGGTAAATGCCAATGTCGCGTTCGACAGAGCTGTTCGGGAGGCCGTCGTCGCGAAAGAGAACCTGGCGCGCTTGATCGGCGAACCAATCGCCGGTGAGCTTGACGTTGCCTGGTTCGATCGGGTCGGAACCTATGGTCCGGCAGTCCCCGTCTCCGCGCAGGGGACGCTCATCATCGCGGCGGCCGAGGCAGATGTTACGACGGCCGACGCCCTGGTCAGGCTTGCCCGCTCGCAGCGCGTGCCGGACGTGACGCTCAACGCGGGTGCGCGCCGTCTCTCAGCCTCCGGTGACACAGCAGCGATTTTCGGTCTTAGCATCCCTTTCCCCCTCTTCAATAATGGCCGTGCCGCCGTGAGCCAGGCCGAGTCGGAACGGCTCCAGGTCGATGCGCGACGGCGCGTTACCCTATTGGAAACGGAACAAACCATCGCCAGCGTGCAGGCAGAGCTCGCCAATGCGGCGGCAAGCGCGCGAGCGGCCGGCGGGCCGGCACTCTCCGCAGCCACGGAAGCCGCCAGAATCGCGAGGATTGGCTATGCGCAAGGAAGGTTCAGCCAACTCGACCTGCTCGTTGCCGAGCGGACGCTAGCGGACACCAATGGTGCGTTCGTCGATGCGCTCGTTGCCTATCATGACGCGGAAGCGCGGCTCGCACGTCTGACGGTCCCGGCGCCAGTTATTGCGGAGACACCGCAATGA
- a CDS encoding mechanosensitive ion channel family protein, producing MIDSQTFSVTFPFAAAMPSWLEAMLGVALLFAVAVFVNWIVKQVILKFALQLLPKDGPTPAPIVARLANIVPALILARGVGLVVHLPAGLATAIHNVANAFIILTIILAMNAALNLANRLYQRRPDADHRPIKGYIQVLKILLFLAGTVLVIAVVMEQSPLLLLSGLGALAAVLMLVFKDTILSLVASVQLTSNDMLRVGDWIEMPALNADGDVIDIALHTIKVQNFDKTITSIPTYRLISDSFKNWRGMQDVGVRRIKRSLFIDQSSIRFLGEEDELSLRRFALIDDYLIRKQGELAQSNDQLVEHGGDVVNGRRLTNIGTFRAYVIAYLRAQTRVSGDMALLVRQLQPTAQGLPLEIYCFTATTIWSEYETIQADIFDHLLAILPEFGLRLYQAPSGHDVQRMSLGENAKKSIGVGDG from the coding sequence ATGATCGATTCGCAAACCTTCTCCGTCACTTTCCCCTTCGCGGCGGCCATGCCTTCATGGCTGGAGGCGATGCTTGGGGTCGCCCTGCTGTTTGCGGTTGCGGTCTTCGTCAACTGGATCGTCAAGCAGGTGATCCTTAAGTTCGCCTTGCAGCTGTTGCCCAAGGACGGTCCGACTCCCGCACCTATCGTCGCGCGGCTCGCCAATATCGTGCCTGCGCTCATCCTCGCCCGCGGCGTCGGACTGGTCGTGCATCTGCCAGCTGGTTTGGCGACGGCGATCCATAATGTGGCGAATGCCTTCATCATCCTGACGATCATCCTGGCGATGAACGCCGCGCTCAATCTTGCAAACCGGCTCTATCAGCGCCGGCCCGATGCCGACCACCGTCCCATCAAGGGATATATCCAGGTCCTCAAAATCCTGCTGTTTCTTGCCGGCACGGTGCTGGTGATTGCGGTGGTAATGGAACAGTCGCCGTTGCTACTGCTCTCGGGACTGGGCGCGCTGGCGGCAGTGCTCATGCTGGTGTTCAAGGATACAATCCTGTCGCTGGTCGCATCGGTGCAGCTCACCTCCAACGACATGCTCCGGGTCGGGGACTGGATCGAGATGCCAGCGCTCAATGCTGATGGAGACGTGATCGATATTGCCTTGCACACGATCAAAGTGCAGAACTTCGACAAGACGATCACGAGCATACCCACCTATCGGCTCATCTCCGACAGTTTCAAGAACTGGCGCGGCATGCAAGACGTCGGTGTGCGACGGATCAAGCGATCTCTCTTCATCGACCAGAGCAGTATCCGCTTTCTGGGCGAAGAGGACGAACTGAGCCTGCGCCGTTTCGCGCTGATCGACGATTATCTAATCCGCAAACAGGGCGAACTGGCGCAATCGAACGATCAGCTCGTCGAGCATGGCGGGGATGTCGTGAATGGACGGCGTCTAACTAACATCGGCACGTTTCGCGCCTACGTTATCGCGTATCTTCGCGCACAAACGCGTGTGTCGGGCGATATGGCCCTGCTTGTGCGTCAGCTCCAACCTACCGCGCAGGGATTGCCGCTGGAGATCTACTGCTTCACCGCGACGACGATCTGGTCGGAATATGAAACCATCCAGGCCGATATTTTCGATCACTTGCTCGCGATCCTGCCTGAATTCGGCCTGCGCCTCTATCAGGCACCGAGCGGCCATGACGTTCAACGGATGTCATTGGGCGAGAATGCGAAGAAATCGATCGGGGTGGGAGATGGCTGA
- a CDS encoding PHA/PHB synthase family protein, translating into MKGLKIMVEAQIPGVGDPLDGLAETMDRAAGAMIAQATFGLSPATLAQAVSDWMLHLAASPGKQTQLAAKALRKMTRLGDYAMRSATDAQAARAIEPLPQDRRFADPAWASAPFNLVSQAFLLNQQWWHAATTGITGVTAHHEEMVAFAVRQWLDTVAPTNFLATNPVLQQRILETGGQCLADGLRNWMTDVEALMRGLPPAGTEAFQVGETLATAEGKVVYRNRLMELIQYAPTTEQARPEPILIVPAWIMKYYILDLSPENSLVQWLTAQGFTVFMISWHNPGSTDRDLEMADYLQLGPMAALDAVAAITGGASVHAAGYCLGGTLLAIAAAAMARDGDDRLASLTLLAAQTEFCEPGELGLFIDEGQLSLLENMMWGRGYLDSAQMGGAFQMLRSNDLVWSRVLTTYLMGEREPMNDLMAWNADGTRMPYAMHSQYLRRLFLEDDLAEGRFQVNGRPIALSVLRWPMFVVGTERDHVAPWRSVFKIHRLTGAPIDFVLTSGGHNAGIVSEPGHPGRSYRLLTREADGAALDPDAWLDAAPRHEGSWWTAWGDWLAKLSGNAGTPPPMGATDKGYAPLADAPGHFVLER; encoded by the coding sequence ATGAAAGGTTTGAAGATCATGGTCGAAGCCCAGATCCCCGGCGTGGGTGATCCGCTCGATGGCCTGGCGGAGACCATGGACCGCGCCGCGGGTGCCATGATTGCTCAGGCAACCTTCGGCTTGTCGCCAGCCACGCTGGCCCAGGCCGTCTCCGACTGGATGCTGCACCTTGCAGCCTCGCCGGGCAAGCAGACGCAGCTCGCTGCCAAGGCGCTGCGCAAAATGACGCGACTGGGAGACTATGCCATGCGTAGCGCGACGGACGCGCAGGCGGCGCGCGCGATCGAGCCGCTGCCGCAGGATCGGCGCTTTGCCGACCCAGCTTGGGCGTCGGCGCCGTTCAACCTCGTCTCGCAGGCCTTTCTGCTCAACCAGCAATGGTGGCACGCGGCAACGACCGGGATCACGGGCGTTACCGCGCATCATGAGGAGATGGTGGCCTTCGCTGTCCGCCAGTGGCTCGATACGGTGGCGCCCACCAATTTCCTCGCCACGAACCCCGTCCTGCAGCAGCGTATCCTGGAGACCGGCGGACAGTGCCTGGCCGATGGCCTGCGAAATTGGATGACCGACGTCGAGGCGCTGATGCGCGGCCTGCCGCCGGCCGGTACGGAAGCGTTCCAAGTCGGCGAAACCCTCGCGACCGCCGAAGGCAAAGTCGTGTACCGGAACCGGCTAATGGAACTGATCCAATATGCGCCGACGACGGAGCAGGCCCGGCCCGAGCCGATCCTGATCGTGCCCGCCTGGATCATGAAATATTACATCCTCGACCTTTCGCCGGAGAACTCGCTGGTCCAGTGGCTCACCGCGCAGGGCTTCACCGTGTTCATGATCTCCTGGCATAATCCCGGCAGCACCGATCGCGACCTCGAGATGGCCGATTATCTGCAGCTTGGACCGATGGCCGCACTCGACGCCGTCGCCGCGATCACCGGCGGCGCTTCGGTCCATGCGGCGGGTTATTGCCTCGGCGGGACGCTGCTCGCGATCGCGGCGGCGGCCATGGCGCGCGATGGCGACGACCGGCTGGCCAGCCTCACGCTGCTCGCGGCCCAGACCGAGTTCTGCGAGCCTGGCGAATTGGGCCTGTTCATCGACGAAGGGCAGCTTAGCCTGCTCGAGAACATGATGTGGGGTCGAGGCTATCTCGACAGCGCCCAGATGGGCGGCGCGTTTCAGATGCTGCGCTCGAACGATCTGGTCTGGTCGCGCGTGCTCACCACTTATCTCATGGGCGAGCGCGAGCCGATGAACGACCTCATGGCCTGGAACGCGGACGGCACGCGGATGCCCTATGCCATGCACAGCCAGTATCTGCGCCGGCTGTTCCTCGAGGACGATCTCGCTGAAGGACGCTTCCAGGTCAATGGACGCCCGATCGCCCTGTCGGTGTTGCGCTGGCCGATGTTCGTGGTCGGCACGGAGCGCGATCATGTCGCGCCTTGGCGTTCGGTCTTCAAGATCCACCGGCTGACCGGGGCGCCGATCGACTTCGTGCTGACCAGCGGCGGCCATAATGCCGGGATCGTCTCGGAGCCGGGGCATCCAGGCCGGTCCTATCGTCTGCTTACTCGCGAGGCGGATGGGGCCGCGCTCGACCCCGACGCATGGCTGGATGCCGCGCCGCGTCACGAAGGCAGCTGGTGGACCGCCTGGGGCGATTGGCTCGCGAAATTGTCGGGCAACGCGGGCACCCCGCCGCCGATGGGCGCAACGGACAAGGGCTATGCGCCGCTCGCTGACGCACCCGGCCATTTTGTGCTGGAGCGCTGA
- a CDS encoding bifunctional enoyl-CoA hydratase/phosphate acetyltransferase has translation MNDEPMIENRTFDEIAVGDTASLARTLREEDIQLFALVSGDVNPAHVDPDYAATDLFRRVIAHGMWGGGLISAVLGTELPGPGAIYLSQSLRFSRPVGLGDTITASVTVAEKQTEHSIVIFDCRCVNQDGEEVISGRAEVKAPNEKVRRPRIALPDVHLAERHGYRRLMEKVAGLAPVPTAVAHPCSAAAIVAVAEAAEQGLIAPILVGPVAKIRIAAEEAGKDITAFPIEPAGHSHDAAARAVALVHEGKARLLMKGSLHTDELMGAVVTSGTGLRTERRISHAYVMDVADHPGPLIITDAAINIAPSLEEKADIVRNAIDLAHVIGIEEPKVAILSAVETVNPAMVSTLDAAALCKMADRGQITGGLLDGPLAFDNAISPDAAHEKGIVSPVAGRADILVVPDIESGNMLAKQLTFLGDADAAGVVLGARVPIILTSRADSLRTRLASCAVAVLMAHAATKAAPGMATRA, from the coding sequence ATGAATGACGAACCAATGATCGAGAACCGCACCTTCGACGAGATCGCGGTGGGTGATACGGCGAGCCTGGCGCGAACACTGCGCGAGGAGGACATCCAGCTCTTCGCGCTGGTCTCGGGCGACGTCAATCCGGCGCACGTCGATCCCGACTATGCCGCGACTGACCTGTTCCGCCGCGTGATTGCGCATGGCATGTGGGGTGGCGGGCTGATATCGGCGGTGCTCGGCACCGAACTTCCGGGTCCCGGCGCCATCTATCTCAGTCAGTCGCTCCGCTTCTCGCGTCCGGTCGGCCTTGGCGATACGATCACCGCCAGCGTCACGGTGGCCGAGAAGCAGACGGAACACAGCATCGTGATATTCGACTGCCGCTGCGTCAACCAGGACGGCGAGGAGGTGATCTCAGGCCGCGCGGAGGTCAAGGCGCCGAACGAGAAAGTGCGCCGCCCGCGCATTGCCCTGCCGGACGTCCATCTTGCCGAACGTCATGGTTATCGTCGATTGATGGAAAAAGTGGCCGGGCTCGCGCCGGTGCCGACCGCGGTCGCCCATCCGTGCAGCGCGGCGGCGATCGTGGCGGTCGCGGAGGCAGCCGAGCAGGGCCTGATCGCCCCCATCCTGGTCGGCCCGGTGGCGAAAATACGCATCGCGGCCGAGGAAGCCGGCAAGGACATCACGGCCTTTCCGATCGAGCCTGCTGGCCATAGCCATGACGCGGCAGCCCGAGCGGTCGCACTCGTACATGAGGGCAAGGCCAGACTGCTGATGAAGGGTTCGCTCCACACCGACGAACTGATGGGCGCTGTCGTCACGTCGGGCACGGGCCTGCGGACGGAGCGGCGGATCAGCCATGCCTATGTGATGGATGTGGCGGACCACCCGGGACCTCTCATCATCACCGATGCGGCGATCAACATCGCCCCGAGCTTGGAGGAGAAGGCGGATATCGTTCGCAACGCCATCGATCTCGCGCATGTGATCGGAATCGAGGAGCCGAAGGTCGCGATCCTCTCCGCGGTCGAGACGGTAAATCCGGCAATGGTCTCCACGCTCGACGCGGCGGCGCTCTGCAAGATGGCGGATCGCGGGCAGATCACCGGCGGACTGCTCGACGGGCCGCTCGCGTTCGACAATGCGATCAGCCCTGATGCGGCGCACGAGAAAGGCATCGTCTCGCCGGTCGCGGGACGGGCGGACATCCTCGTCGTACCCGATATCGAATCCGGCAACATGCTGGCCAAACAATTGACCTTTCTGGGTGATGCGGATGCCGCCGGTGTCGTTCTCGGCGCGCGCGTGCCGATCATCCTGACCAGCCGTGCCGACAGCCTGCGGACCCGGCTGGCTTCGTGCGCGGTCGCTGTGCTTATGGCCCATGCGGCGACAAAGGCCGCGCCGGGGATGGCGACGCGCGCATGA
- a CDS encoding acetate/propionate family kinase — MKAVVSLNSGSSSIKFALYTLGNPDSLTLSASGKIEKIGIAPALRIRSAEGEVLIDRDWPDGASLTHADLLEDLFAWATDHLGDRQVVALGHRVVHGGTRFAAPQRVDAVLLDALEALCPLAPLHQPHNLTAIRAIARINPDLPQVACFDTAFHHDKPMVASRLAIPRFLHDQGIRRYGFHGLSYEYIARRLGKIDPALARGRVIAAHLGNGASLCAMQSGRSIDTTMGFTALDGLVMGTRCGSIDPGVVLHLQSQLSMPVAEVEDLLYRKSGLLGVSNISSDMRALSEDGSVEAEEAIDLFCWRVAREAGGLISSLGGLDAFVFTAGIGENHADVRRRICTRLAWAGLEIDDDANADNALRISRAGESRIDVLVIPTDEERMIALHTLALLVALQS, encoded by the coding sequence ATGAAGGCCGTCGTCAGTCTCAATTCCGGATCATCGAGCATCAAGTTCGCGCTCTATACGCTCGGCAATCCTGACAGCCTCACCTTGTCGGCGAGCGGCAAGATCGAAAAGATCGGTATTGCACCCGCTCTCCGCATCCGCTCCGCCGAGGGTGAAGTCCTGATAGACCGCGACTGGCCGGATGGGGCGTCGCTGACCCATGCCGATCTGCTCGAAGATCTGTTTGCATGGGCCACGGACCATCTTGGTGACCGGCAGGTCGTCGCGCTCGGCCACCGGGTCGTTCATGGCGGCACCCGCTTTGCCGCGCCGCAACGGGTCGACGCGGTCCTGCTCGACGCCCTGGAGGCGCTTTGCCCTCTCGCGCCGCTCCACCAGCCCCACAATCTCACCGCTATCCGCGCCATTGCCCGGATCAACCCCGATCTTCCCCAGGTCGCCTGCTTCGACACGGCCTTCCACCATGACAAGCCGATGGTCGCCTCCCGGCTCGCCATCCCCCGCTTCCTCCACGATCAGGGTATCCGCCGCTACGGCTTTCACGGTCTTTCTTATGAATATATCGCACGGCGTCTGGGCAAGATCGATCCGGCGCTCGCGCGCGGGCGTGTGATTGCCGCGCACCTCGGCAACGGCGCCAGCCTGTGCGCAATGCAGAGCGGGCGCAGCATCGACACGACGATGGGTTTCACCGCGCTCGACGGGCTCGTCATGGGTACGCGCTGCGGCAGCATCGATCCCGGCGTCGTGCTGCATCTCCAGTCACAGCTAAGCATGCCGGTGGCCGAGGTCGAGGACCTGCTTTACCGCAAATCCGGTCTTCTTGGCGTATCGAACATCTCGAGCGACATGCGCGCGCTGTCGGAGGATGGGAGCGTCGAGGCGGAGGAGGCGATCGATCTCTTCTGCTGGCGGGTGGCGCGCGAGGCCGGCGGGCTTATCTCATCACTCGGCGGACTGGATGCGTTCGTGTTCACCGCCGGCATCGGTGAAAATCACGCTGATGTGCGGCGGCGCATCTGTACCCGGTTGGCTTGGGCGGGTCTCGAGATCGACGACGACGCCAATGCGGACAACGCGCTTCGCATTTCGCGGGCCGGCGAAAGCCGCATCGACGTTCTCGTCATTCCGACCGACGAGGAGCGGATGATCGCGCTTCACACCCTGGCCCTTTTGGTAGCATTGCAATCATGA
- a CDS encoding TerD family protein — translation MLTLSLEKPGVAVPKLQLSLNKGARFTAKVEWRCDADHADDVDVHALEARNDGNGAKVTELVSVLSTYNTTRMNPQGGALASNTDGSFATPSGGLSHSGDLRVQNSSESIVIDGSKLPAGVNEIPILVTVHEADHGGGHEEGDADEDEPAFGDIDLCTITLTDGSGRELGAYQLSSEFKEFNVVQLGSLLLGPEGWEYAAVGRGFNGTFNDVLAHFS, via the coding sequence ATGCTCACCCTGTCGCTCGAGAAGCCCGGCGTCGCGGTGCCTAAGCTGCAACTTTCGCTGAATAAGGGCGCGCGCTTTACCGCCAAGGTGGAATGGCGCTGCGACGCCGACCATGCGGACGACGTCGATGTCCACGCGCTGGAGGCGCGCAACGACGGCAATGGCGCCAAGGTGACCGAGCTGGTGAGTGTGCTCTCGACCTACAACACCACGCGAATGAACCCACAGGGTGGCGCGCTGGCGTCTAACACGGACGGCTCCTTCGCCACCCCGAGCGGTGGCTTGTCGCACAGCGGCGACCTTCGCGTGCAGAACAGCAGCGAATCAATCGTCATCGACGGATCGAAGTTGCCTGCGGGGGTCAATGAGATCCCTATTTTGGTAACGGTCCACGAGGCGGATCATGGCGGAGGGCATGAAGAGGGCGATGCCGATGAGGACGAGCCGGCGTTCGGCGACATCGACCTGTGCACGATCACGCTGACCGATGGCAGCGGACGCGAGCTCGGCGCGTACCAGCTGTCGTCCGAGTTCAAGGAGTTCAACGTGGTCCAGCTCGGCAGCCTCCTGCTTGGCCCTGAAGGCTGGGAATATGCCGCGGTGGGACGTGGCTTCAACGGGACATTTAACGACGTGCTCGCTCATTTCTCCTGA
- a CDS encoding VWA domain-containing protein: MTLQLDLQKSARTLRVSLEKAGVAADVKAELIFDMDVSGSFEHEHEEGTTSRLIERLVPFGMELDPDGRMDVFTFSDGKRSVQHVGTVAPDDCRGYIVRNVVKRVPGWNGGTTYSYVLERNLQHFGWLPAEAGGGFLSRFFGVGQEPEFRTKKRSIVIFVTDGENDPSDHGRTIQILEESERRGDQVYFLFVGACEHDVDFGFLRHIAARFRNTGVVIIRDLDAFVELSDEQLNTQLLGSELLDWLKS; this comes from the coding sequence ATGACGCTCCAGCTCGACCTCCAGAAATCCGCCCGTACCCTGCGCGTGTCCCTCGAGAAGGCCGGTGTTGCCGCCGACGTCAAGGCCGAGCTGATCTTCGACATGGACGTATCGGGCTCGTTCGAGCACGAGCATGAGGAGGGCACCACCAGCCGGCTTATCGAGCGGCTGGTGCCCTTCGGCATGGAGCTTGATCCAGACGGGCGGATGGACGTCTTCACCTTCAGCGACGGGAAGCGTAGCGTGCAACACGTTGGTACAGTCGCGCCTGACGATTGCCGAGGGTATATTGTCCGCAACGTAGTAAAGCGCGTGCCTGGCTGGAACGGCGGCACAACTTACAGCTACGTGCTCGAACGGAATCTCCAGCACTTTGGTTGGCTGCCAGCTGAGGCGGGGGGTGGGTTCCTTAGTCGCTTCTTCGGGGTCGGCCAGGAGCCAGAATTTCGTACGAAGAAGCGTTCGATCGTCATCTTCGTAACCGATGGCGAGAACGACCCATCCGACCATGGCCGCACGATTCAAATCCTGGAGGAATCTGAACGGCGGGGCGATCAGGTTTATTTCCTGTTCGTCGGCGCATGCGAGCACGACGTCGATTTCGGCTTCCTGCGCCACATCGCCGCCCGCTTCCGTAACACGGGCGTTGTCATCATCCGCGATCTCGACGCCTTCGTCGAATTGTCCGACGAACAGCTCAACACTCAGCTGCTCGGCTCAGAACTGCTCGACTGGCTTAAATCCTAG
- a CDS encoding glycoside hydrolase family 130 protein has protein sequence MPDPSRTVIRPFGFDYPAAFAAGRPPRSQAVAARLMALDPTYRRRMLALLRRAMQRRHRRVDNVFLHRFEEVKGGLGINVVDQDDRLLVGAYFSQEYAFESAALFNPSIVEIPHRDPGDGSIRFLLSLRGVGEGHVSSVTFRSGSWDGGDGLVIDTASGQGVPPRIERQEQGWVRLRSDDSEDISETVIFPILPSQRQGVEDLRLVRFTDHDGAQSVIGTYTAFDGSTARAELLRGIDVRTYEMRPLVGAMAGYKGMALFPRRIDGRYTMLGRQDSESLWLLQSDTLERWEEGVPIMAPRYPWEFVQIGNCGSPIEIDEGWLVFTHGVGLVRGYCIGACLLDRDDPTKVLARTPSPLLFPSGEEHGGYVPNVTYSCGALLHRRRVLLPYAVADEYSAFAVASVDDLLSVMR, from the coding sequence ATGCCCGATCCCTCCCGGACGGTCATCCGCCCTTTCGGTTTCGACTATCCTGCGGCGTTTGCAGCGGGCCGGCCGCCGAGGAGCCAAGCTGTTGCGGCCCGGCTGATGGCGCTCGATCCTACCTATCGGCGGCGGATGCTGGCGTTGCTGCGCCGCGCGATGCAAAGGCGTCATCGACGCGTCGACAATGTGTTCCTGCACCGCTTCGAGGAAGTCAAAGGCGGGCTTGGGATCAACGTGGTCGACCAAGACGATCGGCTGCTCGTCGGTGCCTATTTCAGCCAAGAATACGCCTTCGAAAGCGCGGCGCTGTTCAACCCCAGCATCGTCGAGATTCCCCATCGCGACCCAGGCGACGGCAGCATACGCTTCCTTCTTTCGTTGCGCGGGGTTGGCGAGGGTCACGTCTCGTCGGTCACCTTCCGCTCCGGAAGCTGGGACGGTGGCGACGGCCTCGTCATCGATACGGCGAGCGGCCAAGGCGTGCCACCCCGAATAGAGCGCCAGGAGCAGGGATGGGTCCGACTGCGGTCCGATGACAGCGAGGATATTTCGGAAACGGTCATCTTTCCCATCCTGCCCAGCCAGCGGCAGGGCGTGGAAGATTTGCGATTGGTCCGCTTTACAGATCATGATGGTGCGCAAAGCGTAATCGGCACCTACACAGCTTTCGACGGCAGCACGGCGCGCGCCGAGCTCTTGCGCGGTATCGATGTGCGCACGTATGAAATGCGTCCACTCGTCGGCGCCATGGCGGGATACAAAGGCATGGCGCTGTTCCCGCGGCGCATCGACGGGCGATACACAATGCTCGGACGGCAGGATAGTGAGAGCTTGTGGCTTCTACAATCTGACACGCTTGAGCGATGGGAAGAAGGCGTGCCCATCATGGCGCCTCGTTACCCGTGGGAGTTCGTCCAGATCGGCAATTGCGGCTCGCCGATCGAGATCGACGAAGGGTGGCTGGTGTTCACCCACGGCGTGGGACTGGTCCGCGGTTACTGCATCGGCGCCTGCCTGCTCGACCGGGACGATCCTACGAAGGTGCTTGCGCGGACACCCTCTCCGCTTTTGTTCCCGAGCGGCGAGGAGCATGGCGGCTACGTGCCGAACGTCACCTACAGCTGCGGCGCGCTGCTCCACCGGCGGCGTGTGCTGCTGCCCTACGCCGTCGCCGACGAATATTCCGCGTTCGCGGTGGCGAGCGTCGATGATCTGCTCAGCGTGATGCGGTAG